One genomic region from Tripterygium wilfordii isolate XIE 37 chromosome 20, ASM1340144v1, whole genome shotgun sequence encodes:
- the LOC119987312 gene encoding 6-phosphogluconate dehydrogenase, decarboxylating 1, chloroplastic: MEASQALSRIGLAGLAVMGQNLALNIAEKGFPITVYNRTGSKVDETLVRAHEEGQLPLTGQYTPRDFVLSLQRPRSVIILVKAGAPVDQTIAALADHMEPGDTIIDGGNEWYENTDRRMQESASRGLLYLGMGVSGGEEGARHGPSLMPGGSFQAYNNIKDILQKVAAQVEDGPCVTYIGEGGSGNFVKMVHNGIEYGDMQLISEAYDVLKNVGGLTNGELAEIFDEWNKGELESFLIEITADIFKVKDEHGDGELVDKILDKTGMKGTGKWTVQQAAELSVAAPTIAASLDCRYLSGLKEERENAAEVLKEAGLKEEVGSVRSGVDKKRLIDDVRQALYASKICSYAQGMNLLRAKSNEKGWNLNFGELARIWKGGCIIRAVFLDRIKKAYQRNPNLASLVVDPEFAREMVQRQAAWRRVVGLAISAGISTPGMCASLSYFDTYRRARLPANLVQAQRDLFGAHTYERVDRPGSFHTEWTKLARNSNAGVGVLS; this comes from the coding sequence ATGGAGGCCTCACAAGCTCTTTCTCGCATAGGTCTCGCCGGACTCGCCGTCATGGGCCAGAATCTGGCTCTTAATATAGCCGAGAAGGGATTCCCAATCACCGTCTACAACCGTACTGGCTCCAAAGTTGACGAGACACTCGTCCGGGCACATGAAGAGGGTCAGCTACCTCTCACCGGCCAATACACTCCTCGCGACTTTGTCCTCTCCCTCCAGCGTCCTCGATCTGTGATCATCCTTGTCAAGGCCGGCGCACCTGTGGACCAGACCATCGCTGCTCTTGCGGACCACATGGAACCCGGTGATACCATCATCGACGGCGGAAATGAGTGGTATGAGAATACTGACCGCCGGATGCAGGAATCTGCCAGCAGAGGCCTTCTCTATTTAGGCATGGGTGTCTCCGGTGGCGAGGAAGGTGCTCGTCACGGCCCGTCCTTGATGCCAGGCGGATCTTTCCAGGCTTACAACAACATCAAGGATATTCTCCAGAAGGTCGCCGCGCAAGTGGAGGATGGACCTTGCGTTACCTACATTGGCGAAGGGGGATCTGGTAATTTTGTCAAGATGGTCCACAATGGAATTGAATACGGTGATATGCAGCTCATATCGGAGGCATACGATGTGTTGAAGAATGTTGGGGGGCTAACCAATGGGGAATTGGCAGAGATTTTTGATGAGTGGAATAAGGGGGAACTGGAGAGTTTCTTGATTGAAATCACAGCCGATATTTTCAAAGTGAAGGATGAACACGGAGATGGTGAATTGGTGGATAAGATTCTAGACAAGACTGGAATGAAGGGTACGGGGAAATGGACTGTACAGCAAGCGGCAGAGTTGTCAGTGGCTGCACCGACGATTGCCGCATCACTGGACTGTAGGTACCTGAGTGGGTTGAAGGAGGAGAGGGAGAATGCGGCAGAGGTTTTGAAGGAAGCAGGACTGAAGGAGGAGGTGGGGTCTGTGAGGAGTGGAGTTGATAAGAAGAGGTTGATTGATGATGTGAGACAGGCATTGTACGCATCAAAGATTTGTAGTTACGCTCAAGGCATGAATTTATTGAGGGCAAAGAGCAATGAGAAGGGTTGGAATTTGAATTTTGGAGAGTTGGCGAGGATCTGGAAGGGAGGGTGCATCATTAGAGCTGTCTTCTTGGATAGGATTAAGAAGGCTTATCAGAGGAATCCCAATTTGGCGAGCTTGGTTGTCGACCCAGAATTTGCCAGGGAGATGGTTCAGAGGCAGGCTGCTTGGAGGAGAGTTGTGGGGTTGGCTATCTCTGCTGGTATTAGCACACCTGGTATGTGTGCTAGTCTTTCTTATTTTGATACTTATAGGCGTGCCAGGCTCCCAGCAAACCTTGTGCAGGCCCAGAGGGACTTGTTTGGGGCGCATACCTATGAGAGGGTTGATCGACCAGGTTCATTTCATACAGAGTGGACTAAACTTGCTAGGAACAGTAATGCTGGTGTTGGTGTTCTTAGTTGA
- the LOC119986563 gene encoding V-type proton ATPase subunit E-like: MNDADVSKQIEQMVRFIRQEAEEKANEILVSAEEEFNIEKLQLVEAEKKKIRQEYERKEKQVEVRKKIEYSMQLNASRIKVLQAQDDVVNSMKEAAAKELLHVSHDHHNYKRLLKDLIVQSMLRLKEPAVLLRCRKEDLHLVESVLDSAREDYAEKASVHSPEIFVDTNVYLPPAPSHHNSHGPHCSGGVVLASRDGKIVFENTGDARLDVVFDKKLPEIRKLMFGHVAA, translated from the exons ATGAACGACGCCGATGTGTCGAAGCAGATTGAGCAGATGGTCAGATTCATCCGCCAGGAAGCGGAGGAGAAGGCAAATGAGATCTTAGTCTCCGCTGAGGAA GAATTCAACATCGAGAAGCTGCAGTTGGTGGaggcagagaagaagaagatcaggCAAGAGTACGAGCGTAAAGAGAAGCAAGTAGAAGTTCGAAAGAAGAT AGAGTATTCAATGCAGCTTAATGCTTCCCGGATCAAGGTACTTCAAGCTCAAGATGATGTGGTCAATTCCATGAAAGAGGCAGCTGCAAAGGAACTCCTACATGTTAGCCATGATCACCATAATTACAAAAGGCTTTTGAAAGACCTTATTGTTCAG AGTATGTTGAGACTGAAAGAGCCTGCTGTGTTATTGCGTTGCCGGAAAGAGGACCTGCACTTGGTGGAGTCAGTGCTGGACTCAGCAAGAGAGGACTATGCTGAGAAAGCTAGTGTTCACTCACCAGAGATATTTGTTGACACCAATGTCTATCTTCCACCTGCTCCATCCCATCACAATTCGCATGGACCCCATTG cTCTGGAGGAGTGGTGTTGGCTTCTCGAGATGGGAAGATTGTTTTTGAGAACACAGGCGATGCGCGCTTGGACGTCGTATTTGATAAAAAGCTACCAGAG ATCAGAAAATTGATGTTTGGCCATGTCGCTGCATAA
- the LOC119986672 gene encoding uncharacterized protein LOC119986672 isoform X2: MGDRDPFLRRRCSEEREDMFTNLPDDFAYHIIKLLAVEDLLRLSFVSRRFRNLCLSTPNLRINSHNPVTNRGLSYRFGFINSLNRFMDQRHHDKTKIGTFSLSWSLLGSIISSEEFFFIKYLNQAVDCSAEEIRIRVVHPPGKPFELPLFVLQSKSLRRLSVNTNGCLLKFPSLFAGFSSVQYLSVESVLLDNDFCKDWIPGFFKSLRELKIKSFLGMTTINITSNSLESITIYDLRYNGLYHLAIAAEKLQKLKIAWYPPLDTVTTCLQINAPNLVDFEYTGEPVKYYRCLGGLPVVNKVVLNLRIPNQLALDQALSSYNLRELLQSFGSVRKLNLYQQSLEMFSKRISFPVLFNNLEVLVLNVVNFNENVVPVLASLLRGTPNLTGLHISSGFSSVGTEVTQSKEILFDVQYWQSQKMTFHQLHTLRVYYHKGKNMLELVKYLAANAEKLRVIIILYSDPVSLDSSMDVVRSKKASTTVYFMKYSGAGLESVTCVDALCKSPYCCAKTNYVHTK, from the exons ATGGGAGACCGCGATCCCTTCCTTCGCCGCCGTTGTTCAG aggagagagaggacATGTTCACAAATCTTCCAGATGACTTTGCTTACCACATTATTAAGTTACTCGCTGTGGAAGACTTGCTTCGACTCAGTTTCGTCTCTAGAAGATttagaaatttatgtttatcGACCCCAAATCTGAGAATTAACAGTCATAATCCTGTTACCAATCGTGGTTTGAGTTATCGATTTGGGTTTATTAATTCTCTTAATAGGTTCATGGATCAACGGCATCATGATAAGACTAAGATAGGCACTTTTAGCCTTTCTTGGTCCTTATTGGGAAGTATTATTTCTTCTGAAGAATTCTTCTTCATTAAGTATTTGAATCAAGCTGTAGATTGCAGTGCTGAAGAGATTCGAATCCGTGTGGTTCACCCTCCTGGGAAACCTTTTGAATTGCCTTTGTTTGTTTTGCAATCCAAATCTTTGAGGAGACTTTCTGTAAATACCAATGGTTGTCTTCTCAAGTTTCCCTCTCTGTTTGCTGGTTTCAGTTCAGTGCAGTACTTAAGTGTAGAATCTGTTCTTTTGGACAATGACTTTTGTAAAGATTGGATTCCGGGATTTTTCAAGTCCCTCAGAGAACTAAAAATTAAATCCTTTCTAGGGATGACAACAATTAATATTACCAGCAACTCACTCGAGTCGATTACCATCTATGATTTGAGATACAATGGCTTGTATCATCTTGCAATTGCAGCTGAAAAGCTTCAAAAACTTAAGATAGCGTGGTATCCTCCTCTTGATACAGTCACAACATGTTTGCAAATCAATGCTCCCAACCTAGTTGATTTTGAATATACAGGAGAGCCTGTGAAATATTATCGCTGTTTAGGGGGACTACCAGTTGTAAATAAGGTGGTTTTGAATTTGCGAATACCCAACCAACTAGCCTTAGATCAGGCTTTGAGCTCTTATAACCTGCGAGAGTTGCTTCAGAGTTTTGGCAGCGTCAGAAAACTAAACTTGTACCAGCAGTCTCTAGAg ATGTTTTCTAAGCGAATTAGTTTCCCGGTTTTATTCAATAATTTGGAGGTCTTAGTTTTAAATGTTGTCAACTTTAATGAGAATGTAGTCCCAGTTTTGGCTTCTCTTCTCAGAGGAACACCTAATCTGACAGGACTCCACATATCATCTGGCTTCTCTTCAGTAGGAACAGAA GTAACTCAGTCGAAGGAGATTTTGTTTGATGTGCAATATTGGCAATCTCAAAAGATGACGTTTCATCAATTGCATACTCTAAGGGTCTACTATCACAAAGGGAAAAATATGCTAGAATTGGTGAAATATTTGGCAGCAAATGCAGAGAAATTGAGAGTGATTATAATTCTATATTCAGATCCTGTCTCGCTCGATT
- the LOC119986672 gene encoding uncharacterized protein LOC119986672 isoform X1, translating into MNVNCLIVGFCLDAEKAEEREDMFTNLPDDFAYHIIKLLAVEDLLRLSFVSRRFRNLCLSTPNLRINSHNPVTNRGLSYRFGFINSLNRFMDQRHHDKTKIGTFSLSWSLLGSIISSEEFFFIKYLNQAVDCSAEEIRIRVVHPPGKPFELPLFVLQSKSLRRLSVNTNGCLLKFPSLFAGFSSVQYLSVESVLLDNDFCKDWIPGFFKSLRELKIKSFLGMTTINITSNSLESITIYDLRYNGLYHLAIAAEKLQKLKIAWYPPLDTVTTCLQINAPNLVDFEYTGEPVKYYRCLGGLPVVNKVVLNLRIPNQLALDQALSSYNLRELLQSFGSVRKLNLYQQSLEMFSKRISFPVLFNNLEVLVLNVVNFNENVVPVLASLLRGTPNLTGLHISSGFSSVGTEVTQSKEILFDVQYWQSQKMTFHQLHTLRVYYHKGKNMLELVKYLAANAEKLRVIIILYSDPVSLDSSMDVVRSKKASTTVYFMKYSGAGLESVTCVDALCKSPYCCAKTNYVHTK; encoded by the exons ATGAACGTCAACTGCTTGattgttgggttttgtttggatgctgagaaagcagaggagagagaggacATGTTCACAAATCTTCCAGATGACTTTGCTTACCACATTATTAAGTTACTCGCTGTGGAAGACTTGCTTCGACTCAGTTTCGTCTCTAGAAGATttagaaatttatgtttatcGACCCCAAATCTGAGAATTAACAGTCATAATCCTGTTACCAATCGTGGTTTGAGTTATCGATTTGGGTTTATTAATTCTCTTAATAGGTTCATGGATCAACGGCATCATGATAAGACTAAGATAGGCACTTTTAGCCTTTCTTGGTCCTTATTGGGAAGTATTATTTCTTCTGAAGAATTCTTCTTCATTAAGTATTTGAATCAAGCTGTAGATTGCAGTGCTGAAGAGATTCGAATCCGTGTGGTTCACCCTCCTGGGAAACCTTTTGAATTGCCTTTGTTTGTTTTGCAATCCAAATCTTTGAGGAGACTTTCTGTAAATACCAATGGTTGTCTTCTCAAGTTTCCCTCTCTGTTTGCTGGTTTCAGTTCAGTGCAGTACTTAAGTGTAGAATCTGTTCTTTTGGACAATGACTTTTGTAAAGATTGGATTCCGGGATTTTTCAAGTCCCTCAGAGAACTAAAAATTAAATCCTTTCTAGGGATGACAACAATTAATATTACCAGCAACTCACTCGAGTCGATTACCATCTATGATTTGAGATACAATGGCTTGTATCATCTTGCAATTGCAGCTGAAAAGCTTCAAAAACTTAAGATAGCGTGGTATCCTCCTCTTGATACAGTCACAACATGTTTGCAAATCAATGCTCCCAACCTAGTTGATTTTGAATATACAGGAGAGCCTGTGAAATATTATCGCTGTTTAGGGGGACTACCAGTTGTAAATAAGGTGGTTTTGAATTTGCGAATACCCAACCAACTAGCCTTAGATCAGGCTTTGAGCTCTTATAACCTGCGAGAGTTGCTTCAGAGTTTTGGCAGCGTCAGAAAACTAAACTTGTACCAGCAGTCTCTAGAg ATGTTTTCTAAGCGAATTAGTTTCCCGGTTTTATTCAATAATTTGGAGGTCTTAGTTTTAAATGTTGTCAACTTTAATGAGAATGTAGTCCCAGTTTTGGCTTCTCTTCTCAGAGGAACACCTAATCTGACAGGACTCCACATATCATCTGGCTTCTCTTCAGTAGGAACAGAA GTAACTCAGTCGAAGGAGATTTTGTTTGATGTGCAATATTGGCAATCTCAAAAGATGACGTTTCATCAATTGCATACTCTAAGGGTCTACTATCACAAAGGGAAAAATATGCTAGAATTGGTGAAATATTTGGCAGCAAATGCAGAGAAATTGAGAGTGATTATAATTCTATATTCAGATCCTGTCTCGCTCGATT